In Sphingomonas sp. SUN019, one genomic interval encodes:
- a CDS encoding D-glycerate dehydrogenase, whose amino-acid sequence MVDTRRCANPKVIVTRELPDAVMDRLEALFDTTNNRTDEAMPRDALAAAMADCDVLVPTVVDAIDADLIAGAGERLKLIANFGAGVNHIDLKAARARGIIVTNTPGVLTEDTADMTMALILSVPRRLAEGEKLVRSGTWKGWTPGGMMGHRIGGKALGIVGMGRIGQAVARRARAFGLSVHYHNRHRLPKVVEAEFGAQWHPNLDEMLASIDILTIHTPLNDDSRDLIDAARIALLRPHVFLINASRGGIVDEDAMVAALEGGRLAGAGLDVWRHEPAIDPRLLAIPNVVMTPHMGSATYEGRIATGEKVIQNIRMWADGHRPPDQVLEGWA is encoded by the coding sequence ATGGTCGACACGCGGCGCTGCGCCAACCCGAAAGTGATCGTCACCCGCGAACTGCCCGATGCAGTGATGGACCGGCTGGAGGCGTTGTTCGACACGACCAACAACCGCACCGACGAAGCGATGCCGCGCGATGCGCTGGCCGCAGCGATGGCCGATTGCGATGTGCTGGTTCCGACCGTCGTCGACGCAATCGACGCCGATCTGATCGCGGGCGCAGGTGAGCGGCTGAAGCTGATCGCCAATTTCGGTGCGGGCGTGAACCATATCGACCTGAAGGCCGCGCGCGCGCGCGGCATCATCGTGACCAACACGCCGGGCGTCCTGACCGAAGATACTGCCGACATGACGATGGCGCTGATCCTGTCCGTGCCGCGACGGCTGGCGGAGGGTGAGAAACTGGTCCGGTCGGGCACGTGGAAGGGCTGGACCCCCGGCGGGATGATGGGGCACCGGATCGGCGGCAAGGCGCTGGGCATCGTCGGGATGGGGCGGATCGGCCAGGCAGTCGCGCGGCGGGCGCGAGCGTTCGGGCTGAGCGTGCACTACCACAACCGCCACCGGTTGCCGAAGGTGGTGGAGGCGGAGTTCGGCGCGCAATGGCACCCGAACCTGGACGAGATGTTGGCGAGCATCGATATCCTGACGATCCACACCCCGCTGAACGACGACAGCCGCGACCTGATCGACGCCGCGCGGATCGCGTTGCTGCGGCCGCACGTGTTCCTGATCAACGCCAGCCGCGGCGGGATCGTCGATGAGGATGCGATGGTCGCCGCACTGGAGGGCGGCAGGCTCGCAGGGGCAGGACTGGACGTGTGGCGGCACGAACCCGCGATTGATCCGCGGTTGCTGGCGATCCCCAACGTGGTGATGACGCCCCACATGGGCAGCGCGACCTATGAAGGCCGCATCGCGACGGGCGAGAAGGTGATCCAGAACATCCGGATGTGGGCCGACGGGCACCGGCCGCCGGATCAGGTGCTGGAGGGGTGGGCTTAG
- a CDS encoding type II toxin-antitoxin system RelE/ParE family toxin, which yields MIDVTIAPVALAHLENIYDYTFRRWGRAQADKYSDQLLDVIERIAARQVPWRVISADVGVDGYHYRCSAHFVYWRVARDGSIRVVAILHQQMHQVERLRWALDLDS from the coding sequence GTGATCGATGTCACGATCGCTCCGGTGGCGCTGGCGCATTTAGAAAACATCTACGACTACACATTTCGCCGTTGGGGTAGAGCTCAAGCAGACAAATACTCGGATCAATTGTTAGACGTGATCGAACGCATTGCGGCTCGACAAGTACCTTGGAGGGTGATCTCGGCCGATGTTGGCGTGGACGGTTACCATTACAGGTGCAGTGCGCATTTCGTCTATTGGCGCGTCGCCCGTGATGGTTCCATTCGCGTCGTGGCTATCCTCCATCAGCAGATGCATCAGGTAGAACGCCTTCGATGGGCGCTTGATCTCGACAGCTAA
- a CDS encoding SH3 domain-containing protein, with product MRRLGAVIAGVALVTLAAADVQAADPPRKTPYFASITPGRARMRSGPGRTYPATWMYVRADLPVKVIDVFKEWRKVEDPGGTQGWMLGNLIGSTRTAVVQGSIVELRDKPNFAGKLLWRAEPGVIGRLSQCRDGWCRFDVKGQSGFVEATRLWGVDSEEVLP from the coding sequence ATGCGACGCTTGGGAGCGGTCATCGCGGGCGTGGCGCTTGTGACGCTGGCGGCAGCGGACGTGCAGGCGGCCGATCCGCCGCGCAAGACGCCCTATTTCGCCTCGATTACGCCCGGCCGCGCACGGATGCGCAGCGGCCCCGGCCGCACCTATCCCGCCACGTGGATGTACGTCCGCGCCGACCTGCCGGTGAAGGTGATCGATGTGTTCAAGGAATGGCGCAAGGTCGAGGATCCCGGCGGCACGCAGGGCTGGATGCTGGGCAACCTGATCGGCAGCACGCGCACCGCCGTCGTCCAGGGATCGATCGTCGAACTGCGCGACAAGCCGAATTTCGCGGGCAAATTGCTGTGGCGCGCCGAACCCGGCGTGATCGGGCGGTTGAGCCAGTGCCGCGACGGCTGGTGCCGCTTCGATGTGAAGGGGCAGTCGGGCTTCGTCGAGGCGACGCGGCTGTGGGGCGTCGATTCGGAAGAGGTTCTGCCGTGA